The Nostoc sp. 'Lobaria pulmonaria (5183) cyanobiont' genome window below encodes:
- a CDS encoding ABC transporter permease, translating into MKRIFAQFTKELIQFQRDRLTLGLAFILPFMTLLIFGFAIRLESKNIPLIVQDFNRTNISNSYIERLYATNQFMPTQWSGNDPVRDAIDRGIAKAAVIIPPQFSRDVQAGRSATVQVLIDGTDVNNARVIKNSIQRVTNFFMQEQGLITFNNSVTPEIRLWFNPGRLESLYIVPGVYAVVLWIFPSLLTAISMVREKEKGTILQLYASSISATELLLGKGLAYLLIAILQAFVVMGLGSLIFQVSLVGDSITLLIGTLLFLIDSVLFGLLFGVRSSNQNAAVQSVSVIGFVTSLLLSGFIYPINNIPFPLSLMPNIVPARYFIDITRDAFVRGSGWAGVWFDLVVLIVFGLVFFNITRRALGKMQLPY; encoded by the coding sequence ATGAAACGGATTTTTGCTCAGTTTACCAAAGAACTAATACAGTTTCAGCGCGATCGCCTGACATTAGGGTTGGCATTTATACTGCCATTTATGACGTTACTCATTTTTGGGTTTGCAATCCGGTTAGAAAGTAAAAATATTCCCTTAATCGTGCAAGATTTTAACCGCACAAACATTAGCAATAGCTATATTGAGCGACTATACGCCACCAATCAGTTTATGCCCACCCAATGGTCGGGAAACGACCCGGTGCGGGATGCCATCGACCGTGGCATTGCTAAGGCAGCAGTCATTATCCCTCCTCAATTCAGCCGAGATGTGCAAGCTGGTAGAAGTGCTACGGTGCAAGTGCTGATTGATGGTACGGATGTGAATAATGCTCGTGTGATCAAAAACAGCATTCAAAGAGTGACGAATTTTTTTATGCAAGAGCAAGGATTGATAACATTTAATAACAGCGTCACACCTGAAATTCGTTTATGGTTTAACCCCGGTCGATTAGAGTCCCTGTATATCGTACCGGGAGTCTATGCCGTGGTTTTGTGGATTTTTCCGTCTTTACTGACAGCGATCTCAATGGTGAGAGAAAAGGAGAAAGGCACCATCTTACAACTTTACGCTTCTAGTATCAGTGCAACTGAACTGTTACTTGGTAAAGGACTGGCTTACCTACTGATAGCTATCCTTCAAGCATTCGTAGTTATGGGTCTAGGTTCGCTAATTTTCCAGGTTAGCTTAGTAGGCGATTCTATCACCTTGTTAATCGGAACCCTCCTTTTTCTCATAGACAGTGTTTTGTTTGGTTTACTATTTGGGGTACGAAGCAGTAACCAAAATGCTGCTGTACAAAGTGTCTCTGTGATTGGTTTTGTTACCTCTCTATTACTGTCTGGTTTTATTTATCCTATTAACAACATTCCCTTTCCCCTATCACTTATGCCTAACATAGTTCCCGCCCGCTATTTTATAGATATCACTCGTGATGCATTTGTCAGGGGTAGCGGATGGGCAGGAGTTTGGTTTGATCTAGTCGTACTGATTGTTTTTGGATTGGTGTTTTTTAATATAACGCGTCGTGCTTTGGGTAAGATGCAATTGCCTTATTAA
- a CDS encoding ABC transporter permease, which yields MFFSRLFNSSFWALLRKEINQILRDKQLIILMIIPPTMQLLLYGFALNPDVHNLKLGVIDYANVGASRELVQAMTSNSIFSIESAPTTEKDLSRQVEEGKLNLGVIIPSEFPRKLATKEAKIQVFIDGVDANAAGIASGYITQIIQNYNRNFGQTQLNFPVSLQVVFLYNPGLISSWYFVPGVMGLVLTLVGTLVSSIAVVREKDSGTLEQLLMTPAANWEILLSKILPLAFLLMGDILLALTLGQLVFGLPLRGNFLLFFGLSIIYLLVGISIGILLAMFSSSQQQVVLMSFFINMPILQTSGVLAPIEAMPPFFQVLSLLNPLRHYIAIVRGILLKGVGLDVLWMHILALLSIAVVLLTISLSKFRNQLS from the coding sequence ATGTTTTTTTCACGACTATTTAATAGCTCGTTTTGGGCATTACTTCGCAAAGAAATCAATCAAATCTTGCGAGATAAGCAGTTAATTATTCTGATGATTATACCACCAACGATGCAATTATTACTTTATGGATTTGCACTTAATCCTGATGTACATAATTTGAAATTGGGTGTTATTGATTATGCCAATGTAGGTGCTAGTCGGGAACTGGTTCAGGCAATGACCTCTAATAGCATTTTTAGTATAGAATCTGCACCAACAACTGAGAAAGATTTGAGCCGTCAAGTAGAAGAAGGCAAACTCAATCTAGGGGTGATTATTCCATCAGAATTCCCTAGAAAGCTGGCAACAAAAGAAGCTAAGATTCAAGTATTTATTGATGGAGTGGATGCAAACGCAGCAGGCATTGCTAGTGGCTATATAACTCAGATTATTCAAAATTATAATCGTAACTTTGGGCAAACCCAGCTAAATTTTCCGGTATCACTCCAAGTAGTGTTTTTATATAATCCCGGACTAATAAGTAGCTGGTATTTTGTGCCGGGAGTCATGGGTTTAGTGTTAACGCTTGTTGGAACATTAGTTTCATCAATCGCTGTTGTCCGAGAGAAAGATAGCGGAACTTTGGAGCAATTACTTATGACACCAGCCGCAAACTGGGAAATTTTGCTTTCCAAAATTTTGCCTTTAGCGTTTTTGCTCATGGGAGATATTCTGCTAGCTTTGACTTTAGGACAACTGGTCTTTGGTTTACCGTTGCGTGGAAATTTTCTACTATTTTTTGGGCTGTCAATTATCTATCTGCTGGTTGGGATCAGTATAGGTATTTTGTTGGCGATGTTTTCCAGCTCGCAACAACAGGTGGTATTGATGTCATTTTTTATCAATATGCCGATATTGCAGACTTCTGGGGTGCTTGCCCCTATCGAAGCCATGCCCCCCTTTTTTCAAGTCCTATCTCTACTGAATCCCTTACGTCATTACATTGCCATTGTTCGAGGGATTTTACTTAAAGGGGTTGGTTTAGATGTGTTATGGATGCATATTCTGGCATTGCTTAGTATTGCTGTTGTGTTATTAACTATTAGTCTTAGCAAGTTTCGCAATCAATTAAGTTAG
- a CDS encoding AtzE family amidohydrolase: protein MNDAVSIAAAVREAKVSAVEVTKAALAQIAARDNQLNCFTAVTAKTALSDAAHIDRKIAQGNNPGTLAGVPFAVKNLFDIAGLTTLAGSKINAENPAATQDATAVAKLKQAGAVLVGALNMDEYAYGFVTENSHYGATHNPHDLQRVAGGSSGGSAAAVAAGLVPLTLGSDTNGSIRVPAALCGVFGFKPTYGRLSRAGVALFSSSFDHIGPFARSVQDIAMVFDVLQGEDDRDPICTKRPPELCLPQLKQDISDIRIAIAADYFTNAEPAALAAVQKVADAIEVTEYVIIPEAHRARAAAFVITASEGANLHLDKLRSHPEDFDLATRDRFLAGALIPSNWYLQAQRFRKWYRDRIREVFQNVDVILAPTTPISAPLIGEQTMILDGEEILVRPHLGLFTQPLSFIGLPVLSVPIQHPNALPLGVQLIAAPYNEALILRVAAALEAKGVVSAPVIFNAFN from the coding sequence ATGAATGACGCTGTATCAATAGCTGCTGCTGTGCGTGAAGCTAAAGTTAGCGCAGTGGAAGTTACCAAGGCTGCGTTAGCACAAATAGCAGCGCGGGATAATCAACTCAACTGTTTTACGGCTGTGACTGCCAAGACAGCTTTAAGTGATGCAGCACACATTGACAGGAAAATTGCCCAAGGTAATAATCCTGGAACACTTGCTGGTGTGCCTTTTGCCGTGAAAAATCTCTTCGATATCGCTGGTTTAACAACTTTGGCGGGGTCGAAAATCAATGCAGAAAACCCAGCAGCTACCCAAGATGCAACCGCAGTAGCAAAGCTGAAGCAAGCGGGTGCTGTGCTAGTTGGCGCTTTGAATATGGATGAGTACGCTTATGGGTTTGTAACAGAAAACTCCCATTACGGTGCTACTCACAACCCCCATGATTTACAGCGAGTTGCTGGTGGTTCATCGGGTGGTTCGGCGGCGGCGGTTGCGGCTGGATTAGTACCGTTGACACTGGGTTCCGATACTAATGGTTCAATTCGCGTTCCGGCGGCGTTGTGTGGCGTTTTTGGTTTCAAGCCAACTTATGGAAGATTATCTCGTGCTGGGGTAGCTTTATTTTCTAGCAGTTTTGACCACATTGGCCCTTTTGCGCGTTCGGTGCAGGATATCGCGATGGTGTTTGATGTGCTTCAGGGAGAAGACGATCGCGATCCCATTTGTACAAAGCGTCCGCCTGAATTATGTTTACCACAACTTAAACAAGATATTTCTGATATCAGAATTGCCATTGCAGCTGATTATTTTACCAATGCAGAACCGGCAGCTTTAGCAGCAGTGCAAAAAGTAGCTGATGCAATAGAAGTTACTGAATACGTAATCATACCAGAAGCACATCGCGCCCGTGCAGCAGCCTTTGTAATTACAGCTAGCGAAGGCGCAAATCTGCATTTGGATAAATTGCGATCGCATCCTGAAGATTTTGATCTAGCGACACGCGATCGCTTTTTGGCTGGGGCGTTAATTCCAAGTAACTGGTATCTCCAAGCACAACGGTTTAGAAAATGGTATCGCGATCGCATTCGGGAAGTGTTTCAAAATGTCGATGTAATTCTTGCCCCAACTACACCAATTTCTGCACCATTAATTGGTGAACAAACCATGATTTTAGATGGCGAAGAAATTCTTGTCCGTCCTCATTTAGGGTTGTTTACTCAACCATTATCTTTTATTGGCTTACCCGTTTTATCTGTACCAATTCAGCACCCAAATGCATTACCTTTAGGTGTGCAATTAATCGCCGCACCATATAATGAAGCCTTAATTTTACGGGTTGCAGCTGCGTTAGAGGCAAAAGGTGTAGTTTCAGCACCAGTAATTTTCAACGCCTTTAACTAA
- a CDS encoding DUF4089 domain-containing protein: protein MRREEFDVGEYVDLMGLLLDLEIRDEYRDGVVANFERIMAIANLVNSFPLPEDIEVAPVFEP, encoded by the coding sequence ATGAGAAGAGAAGAGTTTGATGTGGGTGAGTATGTCGATCTGATGGGGTTGTTGTTAGATTTAGAGATCAGAGATGAGTATCGTGATGGTGTGGTGGCAAATTTTGAGAGAATTATGGCGATCGCTAATCTTGTAAATTCTTTCCCCCTACCAGAGGATATTGAAGTTGCACCAGTTTTTGAACCATGA
- a CDS encoding glutaredoxin family protein, with the protein MQFILYSKPGCYLCKGLQEKLSTVLRKSIAFLMHGDTLALQGNALTLYRDAMALQGYALALYRDALALQGNALTLYRDAMALQRDALTLYRDALALQSIAFH; encoded by the coding sequence ATGCAATTCATTTTATACAGTAAACCCGGCTGTTATTTATGTAAAGGCTTGCAAGAAAAGCTAAGTACAGTTTTGCGTAAAAGCATAGCGTTTTTAATGCATGGGGATACATTGGCATTGCAGGGGAATGCATTAACATTGTATCGGGATGCAATGGCATTGCAGGGGTACGCATTGGCATTGTATCGGGATGCATTGGCATTGCAGGGGAATGCATTAACATTGTATCGGGATGCAATGGCATTGCAGAGGGACGCATTAACGTTGTATCGGGATGCATTGGCATTGCAAAGTATTGCCTTTCATTAA